The Pieris brassicae chromosome 6, ilPieBrab1.1, whole genome shotgun sequence genome window below encodes:
- the LOC123711214 gene encoding G protein-activated inward rectifier potassium channel 3-like, with protein MANHYESERRGSKNRVLERSLSYSEAIGNSSGRSSIEIPRMTQTEVYTNEEIKKQYRISQTYVEGKELGFLCLKNLDTRVPISYEGGGYVDSPSSDDEQEADNGLVMTIDVETESPKSSGKRHTSDASTQPLVSSSPPDEIYETIEPDTYNDSTYNEVPSLYGYSTPYTSRRRRIGKKRTRHHGIGRQIRSRRVVFKTGEENVPMRSNIPAKSMKYMRDIVNTVINSKWRYLLLLMVVAHFTFWLFFASIWWVVTASYQEDIGDGKPHCVTGTSSFAGLLMMAVETQMTIGYGVRFPNEECPEAIIVMVLEIVAGTALSGGLTSLLFTKLIRPNKHVSAVGFSKKATVCLRDGEMCLQFRVWDLLNLHLIGSSITAYLLKPIRTLEGEYVSNYIHQLKLKESNSFLLWPITVVHIIDAESPLYDLSAQDMMDYRFEIVVCLNGSSKSMGTCTQSRTSYLSKEIIWGYRFRNVLKYCKKEEAYIIDTDNLNTVEQVETPLCSASTLKGLEIDMKTDLPESLSPCEGSLLSKDDSLSPTMSRTGTQRSYGWNYRRIITDKQTREE; from the exons ATGGCGAATCATTACGAATCAGAAAGAAGAGGTAGCAAAAATAGGGTCCTGGAAAGGTCCCTGAGCTACTCAGAAGCAATTGGAAATTCATCTGGTAGATCTTCTATAGAAATACCAAGAATGACACAAACAGAAGTGTATACTAATGAAGAAATAAAGAAGCAGTACAGGATCTCACAGACATATGTCGAAG GAAAAGAACTCGGGTTTCTTTGCCTTAAAAACCTTGATACAAGAGTTCCAATCAGCTATGAAGGAGGAGGATACGTTGATTCACCATCAAGTGACGACGAACAGGAAGCAGACAATGGTCTAGTCATGACAATTGATGTTGAAACTGAGAGCCCTAAATCGTCTGGAAAGAGGCACACTTCTGACGCATCCACTCAGCCCTTGGTCAGTTCAAGTCCTCCAGACGAGATCTACGAAACTATTGAACCAGATACCTACAACGACAGTACGTACAATGAGGTACCGTCACTCTATGGGTACTCGACACCGTATACAAGTAGACGAAGACGGATTGGGAAAAAACGTAC TCGTCACCACGGCATTGGCAGACAGATTCGTTCACGGCGTGTGGTGTTCAAGACTGGAGAGGAGAATGTCCCCATGAGAAGTAATATCCCCGCAAAATCTATGAAATATATGAGGGACATTGTTAACACTGTA ATCAATAGTAAATGGCGTTACCTGTTGCTACTTATGGTCGTAGCCCATTTCACGTTTTGGCTGTTCTTCGCCAGTATTTGGTGGGTGGTGACAGCGTCTTATCAGGAGGATATTGGCGATGGAAAACCTCATTGTGTAACGGGCACATCGTCCTTTGCAGGGCTCCTGATGATGGCTGTTGAGACTCAG ATGACAATTGGATATGGAGTTAGATTTCCAAATGAAGAATGTCCTGAAGCTATTATTGTTATGGTGTTAGAG ATAGTGGCGGGTACAGCTTTATCCGGTGGTCTTACAAGTTTGCTCTTCACAAAACTTATACGACCGAACAAACATGTCAGCGCAGTTGGGTTTAGTAAGAAGGCTACG GTGTGCCTTCGTGATGGTGAAATGTGTCTGCAATTCCGCGTTTGggatttacttaatttacatCTAATTGGTAGCAGCATCACGGCTTATCTACTAAAACCAATCAG GACATTGGAGGGGGAGTATGTCTCCAACTACATCCACCAACTGAAGCTGAAAGAGAGCAACTCGTTCCTTCTATGGCCTATCACAGTTGTACACATAATTGACGCTGAGAGTCCACTGTATGACCTGTCCGCGCAGGATATGATGGATTATAG GTTCGAAATAGTGGTATGTCTTAACGGCTCATCCAAGAGTATGGGCACTTGTACACAAAGCAGAACATCATATTTATCCAAGGAAATCATTTGGGGATATAGGTTCAGAAACGTTTTAAA GTATTGCAAGAAAGAAGAGGCCTACATCATAGACACAGATAATCTTAATACGGTAGAGCAAGTGGAAACACCACTCTGCAGCGCCAGCACATTAAAAGGCTTGGAAATTGACATGAAAACTGATCTTCCGGAATCATTGTCTCCATGCGAAGGGTCGTTGCTCTCTAAGGATGATTCTCTTTCTCCAACTATGAGTAGGACTGGAACTCAAAGGAGTTATGGATGGAATTATAGAAGAATTATTACAGATAAACAAACAAGAGAAGAATAA